Proteins co-encoded in one Bemisia tabaci chromosome 9, PGI_BMITA_v3 genomic window:
- the LOC140225521 gene encoding uncharacterized protein, which translates to MLINANCPIFIKISNDFNNNSCSLQIEIWKIFGGVEEKEFDKLPVVFENIQIYAEINLSIEDPSEIYFGILSSGEFIVNQVIRRGEQEIEEETTLIRGKIQTWEDPKPTLSLKEEKDVAVQSLSTESLCIDGVRVQAISDLNLSSDGMLGKIRWNKDWVEYLNAIFNANLLQKMQEADAELQPTSVQFIHIHPERLEVKRAGSNIEFSIQSTLQTFESEGVSLRKMTTKLKPTEEELVEKLYFVSYGETSFVVSLTKSELYNKSLRRKQIDGHVMVTKPTVKTKNMLLSILSSLSSLYLRNR; encoded by the exons atGTTGATTAATGCAAACTGCccgattttcattaaaatttctaaTGATTTTAACAATAACTCTTGCTCCTTGCAGATTGAAATTTGGAAGATTTTCGGAGGGGTTGAGGAGAAGGAATTCGACAAGCTTCCGGTTGTCTTCGAAAACATCCAGATTTACGCTGAGATAAATCTATCAATTGAAG ATCCTAGTGAAATATACTTCGGAATTTTATCTAGTGGGGAGTTTATTGTGAATCAAGTTATCCGACGAGGTGAACAAGAGATTGAAGAAGAGACGACTttgattcgaggaaaaatccAAACCTGGGAGGACCCGAAACCTACACTGTCtctgaaggaagaaaaagacgTTGCTGTCCAAAGTTTAAGCACCGAGTCACTTTGTATTGATGGTGTAAGAGTTCAAGCCATATCGGATCTTAACTTATCTAGCGACG GAATGCTCGGAAAAATACGATGGAACAAAGACTGGGTGGAGTACCTCAATGCCATTTTCAACGCAAACCTTCTCCAGAAAATGCAGGAGGCAGATGCTGAGCTGCAACCTACCTCGGTGCAGTTCATACACATTCATCCTGAACGACTGGAAGTCAAAAGAGCTGGTTCCAACATCGAGTTTTCGATTCAGTCAACACTACAAACTTTTGAAAGCGAAGGTgttagtttgagaaaaatgactaCGAAACTGAAACCCACAGAGGAAGAGCTGGTTGAAAAACTCTACTTTGTATCGTACGGGGAAACCTCTTTTGTTGTAAGTTTAACTAAATCAGAGTTATATAATAAAAGTTTAAGACGAAAGCAAATTGATGGTCATGTTATGGTCACTAAACCAAcagtcaaaacaaaaaatatgttaCTTTCAATTTTGTCCAGTTTATCAAGCTTATATTTAAGAAATAGATAA
- the LOC109030419 gene encoding fatty acid synthase-like, with amino-acid sequence MTFTLQIVTETTPFKGDFVGVNAIGLGGHFGHLLLKMNPKKSSTMEISETFPEILLLSSRTEKGMEQVMDQAKKTKITPEFAGLVNDVFGQEVRNHMYRAYAIVPPKTTDIKFKTQRADGGQRPIWWVFSGMGSQWNGMGAQLMHVPIFRDAIDRCDKVLAPRGLDIKHIITSTDKDIFENILHAFVGITATQIGLVEVLRALELQPEGIVGHSVGELGCAYADNCLTLEQTILAAYARGRASLESTLIKGMMAAIGLGYGDILSRLPKTIDVACRNSDTSCTISGPAADVEEFVAELKAKGIFAKSVNVANIAYHSRYIQPAAPILLKYLKEVIPEKTKRSEKWISSSVPKTDWSSDLATYSSPDYHTNNLLSPVLFEDAIKSIPSNAVCIEIAPHGLLQAILKRALPTKVTNVPLTHRSSPDGVKFLLDAIGQ; translated from the exons ATGACATTTACGTTACAGATTGTGACAGAGACTACGCCATTCAAAGGAGATTTTGTTGGTGTAAACGCTATAGGACTAGGTGGCCATTTCGGACATCtccttttgaaaatgaaccCCAA aaaatCTTCGACGATGGAGATCAGTGAGACCTTCCCGGAAATTTTACTTCTATCCTCGCGAACAGAGAAAGGAATGGAACAAGTCATGGACCAagcaaaaaagacaaaaatcacTCCTGAATTTGCCGGACTCGTCAATGACGTCTTTGGCCAAGAGGTCCGGAATCACATGTACAGAGCTTATGCCATCGTTCCTCCAAAAACCACAGACATTAAATTCAAAACTCAG AGAGCGGATGGAGGTCAAAGGCCAATCTGGTGGGTTTTCTCAGGTATGGGCTCCCAGTGGAACGGTATGGGCGCTCAGCTAATGCATGTCCCCATTTTCCGTGACGCCATCGATAGGTGTGACAAAGTTCTCGCACCACGTGGCCTGGACATCAAGCACATTATTACCTCCACGGATAAGGACATCTTTGAGAATATTCTACATGCATTTGTCGGTATCACTGCAACGCAG ATTGGCTTGGTGGAAGTACTGAGGGCCTTGGAGTTGCAGCCCGAGGGCATCGTGGGACACTCTGTCGGTGAATTGGGATGCGCCTACGCTGATAATTGTCTAACTCTCGAACAGACGATTTTAGCTGCTTATGCTCGAGGAAGAGCTTCATTGGAGTCAACTTTAATCAAAGGAATGATGGCGGCTATAG GGTTAGGTTACGGTGATATCTTAAGCCGCCTACCAAAAACCATCGATGTTGCTTGCCGCAATTCCGACACAAGTTGCACGATATCAGGACCTGCAGCAGACGTCGAAGAATTTGTCGCTGAATTGAAAGCCAAAGGTATTTTTGCGAAGAGTGTAAACGTTGCGAATATTGCCTACCACTCCCGGTATATCCAGCCTGCAGCCCCAATTTTACTCAAATATCTGAAAGAG GTcataccagagaaaacaaagcGATCTGAAAAATGGATCAGCAGTTCAGTGCCGAAGACAGACTGGAGCTCTGATCTAGCCACCTACAGTTCCCCGGACTACCACACTAACAACCTGCTCAGTCCGGTTCTCTTCGAGGATGCCATCAAGTCGATTCCATCAAACGCCGTTTGCATTGAGATTGCACCCCATGGCTTGCTCCAGGCAATTCTTAAACGAGCACTTCCAACCAAAGTCACAAACGTCCCGCTTACTCACAGATCCAGTCCAGATGGCGTAAAATTCCTCTTGGATGCCATTGGACAGTAA